One genomic window of Halolamina sediminis includes the following:
- a CDS encoding acyl-CoA dehydrogenase family protein, producing the protein MQIQTDSALTDEQRAIRDAVEEFALEELRPEAQQLDAEETFPEDAWDDLAELDMTGLTVPTEYGGFDADSATYAVVNEAVAYGHLAVATALSVHCLATSCIAEFGSDAVKAEWLPEMVDGRPVGAFCLSEPGAGSNPAEMTTTAEKTEDGYRISGEKQWITNGQRAGVYIVFAKTDADDRGSITQFLVPADYDGVEVGKKEHKLGLRASDTTGMTFDGVEVPEKYRLTPEGKGLSAAFKILTGGRLGIASQAVGVAQAALDEAIAYAGEREQFGKSIGDIGAIRQKIADMATQVEASRLLCREAARQADAGEDSRVIASMAKYFASEAAMDVTNEAVQIHGGYGYMSEFDVERFYRDAKITTIYEGTSEIQKTIIARDLLD; encoded by the coding sequence ATGCAGATCCAGACCGACTCCGCGCTGACCGACGAGCAGCGCGCCATCCGGGACGCCGTCGAGGAGTTCGCCCTCGAGGAGCTCCGCCCCGAGGCCCAGCAGCTCGACGCCGAGGAGACGTTCCCCGAGGACGCGTGGGACGACCTCGCCGAACTCGACATGACCGGGCTGACCGTCCCGACGGAGTACGGCGGTTTCGACGCCGACAGCGCCACCTACGCGGTCGTGAACGAGGCGGTCGCCTACGGCCACCTCGCGGTCGCGACCGCGCTGTCGGTCCACTGCCTCGCGACCTCCTGTATCGCGGAGTTCGGCAGCGACGCGGTGAAAGCGGAGTGGCTGCCGGAGATGGTCGACGGCCGGCCCGTCGGCGCGTTCTGTCTCTCCGAGCCCGGCGCGGGCTCGAACCCCGCGGAGATGACGACCACCGCCGAGAAAACCGAGGACGGCTACCGCATCTCCGGCGAGAAGCAGTGGATCACCAACGGGCAGCGCGCCGGCGTGTACATCGTCTTTGCGAAGACCGACGCCGACGACCGCGGGTCGATCACGCAGTTCCTCGTCCCCGCCGACTACGACGGCGTCGAGGTCGGTAAGAAGGAGCACAAACTCGGCTTGCGGGCCAGCGACACGACGGGGATGACGTTCGACGGCGTCGAAGTGCCCGAGAAGTACCGCCTCACGCCGGAGGGGAAGGGGCTCTCGGCGGCGTTCAAGATCCTCACCGGCGGCCGGCTGGGGATCGCCTCGCAGGCCGTCGGCGTCGCGCAGGCGGCGCTGGACGAGGCGATCGCCTACGCCGGCGAGCGCGAGCAGTTCGGGAAGTCGATCGGCGACATCGGCGCGATCCGGCAGAAGATCGCCGACATGGCCACGCAGGTGGAGGCGTCGCGGCTACTCTGTCGTGAGGCCGCCCGGCAGGCCGACGCGGGCGAAGATTCGCGGGTGATCGCGTCGATGGCGAAGTACTTCGCGAGCGAGGCCGCGATGGACGTGACCAACGAGGCCGTCCAGATCCACGGCGGCTACGGCTACATGAGCGAGTTCGACGTCGAGCGGTTCTACCGCGACGCGAAGATCACGACGATCTACGAGGGGACCAGCGAGATCCAGAAGACGATCATCGCGCGGGACCTGCTGGATTAG
- a CDS encoding glutamate--tRNA ligase — protein sequence MDEDLRERVEREAEKHALFNALEHGSDAEVGPIMGPLMGENPDFREHGDQIAGVVAPVVSRVNGMNADEQEQRLEELDEALYEELMAEEEEDDQILPDLPNAEAYDEIRMRAAPNPNGPWHLGHARMPSVMGTYTEEIYDGHFIVRFDDTDPETKRPDLDAYDAILDDIEYLGFTPDEVLKASDRVETYYEHARNLIDAGGAYTCSCSGETFSELKNDAEACPHRDKDQETVHEEFDAMVGGEYSSGEMVLRVKTDIEHKNPALRDWVAFRMVDTPHPREAASEYRCWPMLDFQSGIDDHLTGVTHIIRGIDLQDSAKRQRFVYDYFDWEYPEVLHWGHVQIDAYDVKMSTSTIIEKIENGELSGWDDPRAPTIASVRRRGVRGKALVGAMLELGLSTSDVDLAMSAVYSNNRELIDDDADRRFFVRDGVELPIAGGPDVANPPLHPDHEDRGTRDIPVGDAVLVEEQDLPEEGDKVWLKGFGPVERTGDGFEHTDDDLEVVKSGEVDVIHWVPAGESVPVRLRTMEGDETGHAEPGYAEYDEDEMLQFERVGFTRVDEQNEDDESLAYYAHP from the coding sequence ATGGACGAAGATCTCCGCGAGCGGGTCGAACGGGAGGCCGAGAAGCACGCCCTGTTCAACGCGCTCGAACACGGCAGCGACGCCGAGGTCGGCCCGATCATGGGGCCGCTGATGGGCGAGAACCCCGACTTCCGCGAACACGGCGATCAGATCGCGGGCGTCGTCGCCCCGGTCGTCTCGCGGGTCAACGGGATGAACGCCGACGAGCAGGAACAGCGCCTCGAAGAACTGGACGAGGCGCTGTACGAGGAGCTGATGGCCGAGGAGGAGGAGGACGACCAGATCCTCCCCGACCTGCCCAACGCCGAGGCGTACGACGAGATCCGGATGCGCGCGGCGCCGAACCCCAACGGCCCGTGGCACCTCGGCCACGCCCGCATGCCGTCGGTGATGGGCACCTACACCGAAGAGATCTACGACGGCCACTTCATCGTCCGGTTCGACGACACCGACCCCGAGACCAAGCGGCCGGATCTCGACGCCTACGACGCGATCCTCGACGACATCGAGTACCTCGGCTTCACGCCCGACGAGGTGCTCAAAGCCTCCGACCGTGTGGAGACGTACTACGAACACGCCCGGAACCTCATCGACGCCGGCGGCGCGTACACCTGCTCCTGCTCGGGCGAGACGTTCTCGGAGCTCAAAAACGACGCCGAGGCCTGTCCGCACCGCGACAAGGATCAGGAGACCGTTCACGAGGAGTTCGACGCGATGGTCGGCGGCGAGTACTCCTCCGGCGAGATGGTGCTGCGGGTGAAAACCGACATCGAGCACAAGAACCCCGCGCTGCGTGACTGGGTCGCGTTCCGGATGGTCGACACCCCGCACCCGAGAGAAGCAGCCAGCGAGTACCGCTGCTGGCCGATGCTCGACTTCCAGTCCGGCATCGACGACCACCTCACCGGCGTCACCCACATCATCCGCGGGATCGACCTGCAGGACTCCGCGAAGCGCCAGCGGTTCGTCTACGACTACTTCGACTGGGAGTATCCGGAGGTGCTCCACTGGGGGCACGTCCAGATCGACGCCTACGACGTGAAGATGAGCACGTCGACGATCATCGAGAAGATCGAGAACGGCGAACTCTCGGGCTGGGACGATCCGCGAGCGCCGACCATCGCCTCCGTCCGCCGCCGTGGGGTTCGGGGCAAAGCGCTCGTGGGCGCGATGCTCGAACTCGGGCTCTCCACCTCCGACGTTGACCTCGCGATGTCGGCGGTGTACTCCAACAACCGCGAACTGATCGACGACGACGCCGACCGTCGGTTCTTCGTCCGCGACGGCGTCGAACTCCCGATCGCGGGCGGCCCCGACGTCGCCAATCCGCCGCTGCATCCCGACCACGAGGATCGCGGGACGCGGGACATCCCCGTGGGCGACGCGGTGCTCGTCGAGGAGCAGGACCTGCCCGAGGAGGGCGACAAGGTCTGGCTCAAAGGGTTCGGTCCGGTGGAGCGCACCGGCGACGGCTTCGAGCACACCGACGACGATCTGGAGGTCGTGAAAAGCGGCGAGGTGGACGTGATCCACTGGGTCCCCGCGGGCGAGAGCGTCCCGGTTCGGCTGCGGACGATGGAGGGCGACGAGACCGGCCACGCGGAGCCGGGGTACGCCGAGTACGACGAAGACGAGATGCTGCAGTTCGAGCGCGTTGGGTTCACACGAGTCGACGAGCAGAACGAGGACGACGAGTCGCTGGCGTACTACGCCCACCCGTAG
- a CDS encoding DUF7127 family protein translates to MTTHQRSISDEEFGRVYEYDESLVVALDLADAEGEVAVDTVGETAIVVIERPDGTTTESEFELPGEARETTVNNGVLTVEVAK, encoded by the coding sequence ATGACCACTCACCAACGCAGTATCAGTGACGAGGAGTTCGGGCGGGTCTACGAGTACGACGAGAGTCTCGTGGTCGCGCTCGATCTCGCCGACGCCGAGGGGGAGGTCGCCGTCGACACGGTCGGCGAGACCGCCATCGTCGTGATCGAGCGGCCGGACGGCACGACGACGGAGTCGGAGTTCGAGCTCCCGGGGGAGGCGCGTGAGACGACCGTCAACAACGGCGTGCTGACCGTGGAGGTAGCGAAATGA
- a CDS encoding ABC transporter ATP-binding protein: protein MSVIRTDDLRKSYGDVAALDGLSLSVESGELYGLLGPNGAGKTTTMSVLTGQTVADSGEAEVLGVDPEAEPVGVRERVGILPEKESPPSFSTPREYFQFVGAVRGMADETVDERTETWAQRLSFAEKLDTLSTDLSRGQQQKTMIAGAFLHEPEVVFIDEPLANLDPIVQERVKRFLTNYREAGNTVVVSTHNVEVAAELCSRVGVVNAGELVAEVVPSELGEDRTLLDVFVEHVDDETAWAGDE, encoded by the coding sequence ATGAGCGTGATCCGGACCGACGACCTGCGGAAGTCCTACGGCGACGTGGCCGCACTGGACGGCCTCTCACTGTCGGTCGAGTCGGGGGAGCTGTACGGGCTGCTCGGTCCCAACGGCGCCGGGAAGACGACGACGATGAGCGTGCTGACTGGCCAGACCGTCGCCGATTCGGGGGAGGCCGAGGTACTCGGCGTCGATCCCGAGGCCGAGCCCGTCGGCGTGCGCGAGCGGGTGGGGATCCTGCCCGAGAAGGAGTCGCCGCCGAGCTTCTCGACGCCCCGGGAGTACTTCCAGTTCGTCGGCGCCGTCCGCGGGATGGCCGACGAGACGGTCGACGAGCGAACCGAGACGTGGGCCCAACGCCTGAGCTTCGCCGAGAAGCTCGACACGCTGTCGACGGATCTCTCCCGCGGGCAGCAGCAGAAGACGATGATCGCCGGCGCGTTCCTCCACGAGCCCGAGGTGGTGTTCATCGACGAGCCGCTCGCCAACCTCGATCCGATCGTCCAGGAGCGCGTCAAGCGCTTCCTCACGAACTACCGCGAGGCGGGCAACACCGTCGTCGTCTCCACCCACAACGTCGAGGTCGCGGCGGAGCTCTGCTCGCGGGTGGGGGTCGTCAACGCCGGCGAGCTGGTCGCGGAGGTCGTGCCGAGCGAACTGGGCGAGGATCGGACGCTGCTCGACGTGTTCGTCGAGCACGTCGACGACGAGACGGCGTGGGCCGGCGATGAGTGA
- a CDS encoding HAD family hydrolase — MHPVVYDLDGTLVSLPVDWGRARDDLAADLRDCGLEAGEGDLWSLLELAERTGHRDRFEAVVGEHERAAAREAPALALAEELRGHDGPVGVCSLNSEAACRIALDRHGLTPDAVVGRDTVGSYKPDPEPLLATLSAMGVDAGEALFVGDSERDRETAERAGVRFRWVE, encoded by the coding sequence ATGCACCCAGTGGTCTACGACCTCGACGGCACGCTCGTCTCCCTCCCCGTCGACTGGGGGCGGGCGCGCGACGACCTCGCCGCCGACCTCCGTGACTGCGGCCTCGAAGCCGGTGAGGGCGACCTCTGGAGTCTGCTCGAACTCGCCGAGCGCACCGGCCACCGCGACCGCTTCGAGGCGGTCGTGGGGGAACACGAGCGTGCCGCTGCCCGGGAGGCGCCCGCGCTGGCGCTGGCCGAGGAGCTCCGCGGCCACGACGGCCCCGTGGGCGTCTGTTCGCTCAACAGCGAGGCCGCCTGCCGGATCGCGCTCGATCGGCACGGACTCACCCCCGACGCGGTCGTCGGTCGGGACACGGTCGGGAGCTACAAGCCCGACCCCGAGCCGCTGCTCGCGACGCTGTCGGCGATGGGCGTCGACGCCGGCGAGGCGCTGTTCGTCGGCGACTCGGAGCGCGATCGGGAGACGGCCGAGCGGGCCGGCGTGCGGTTCCGGTGGGTCGAGTGA
- a CDS encoding DUF5822 domain-containing protein, with protein MPEHVATTDPDGVDFGWVMQMTFVLTIVVGAPLVALLSTQVALPDWGSRLSFAVRVGAPVWVLTGLCVYLYARRNADE; from the coding sequence ATGCCCGAACACGTCGCCACGACCGACCCCGACGGCGTCGACTTCGGCTGGGTGATGCAGATGACGTTCGTGCTGACGATCGTCGTCGGCGCGCCGCTGGTGGCGCTGCTGTCGACGCAGGTGGCGCTGCCCGACTGGGGCTCGCGGCTCTCCTTCGCGGTCCGCGTGGGCGCGCCGGTGTGGGTGCTCACGGGGCTCTGTGTCTACCTGTACGCGCGCCGGAACGCCGACGAGTAG
- a CDS encoding CDC48 family AAA ATPase translates to MKLTVKPLKQKDAGRRLAAVDRVAADEMDLSGGDFIRIEGQQGAAIARVWPGYPEDDGTGVVRIDGRLRQEASVGIDDRVEVEPADVNPADSVTVALPQNMGIRGDIGSLVRKELSGQPVTTGQDVQLPLGFGLMGGQGQAVPLKIAETDPSGTVVITDSTEVEISQQPAEQIREERGAAAGAGGSATEGPDVAYEDIGGLDDELEQVREMIELPMRHPELFGRLGIEPPKGVLLHGPPGTGKTLIAKAVANEIDASFHTISGPEIMSKYYGESEEQLREVFEEAQEQSPAIIFMDELDAIAPARDEAGGDVERRVVAQLLSLMDGLEERGEIVVIGATNRVDAIDPALRRGGRFDREIEVGVPDTHGREEILQVHTRNMPLADDVDIESLAENTHGFVGADLESLAKESAMIALRRFRPELDLEADEIDAETLERLDVTEDDFKKALRGIEPSALREVFVEVPDITWNDVGGLEGTKERLRETIQWPLDYPDVFEQMDVDSAKGVLLYGPPGTGKTLLAKAVANEAESNFISVKGPELLDKYVGESEKGVREIFSKARENAPTVVFFDEIDAIATERGKNSGDSGVGERVVSQLLTELDGLEELEDVVVVATTNRPDLIDSALIRPGRLDRHVHVPVPDEEARRAILDVHTRDKPLADDVDLDDIAARTDNYVGADLEALAREASMNATREFINSVDPEEATESVGNVRVTMNHFEDALNEVVPSVTEETKEQYEEIEQRFKRSEPPEEQEPAAPTFQ, encoded by the coding sequence ATGAAGCTCACGGTCAAGCCGCTGAAGCAGAAAGACGCGGGCCGCCGACTGGCGGCGGTCGACCGCGTCGCCGCCGACGAGATGGATCTCTCCGGCGGCGACTTCATCCGTATCGAGGGCCAGCAGGGCGCCGCGATCGCCCGCGTCTGGCCGGGCTACCCGGAGGACGACGGCACGGGCGTCGTGCGCATCGACGGCCGGCTGCGACAGGAGGCTAGCGTCGGCATCGACGACCGCGTCGAGGTCGAGCCCGCCGACGTGAACCCCGCCGACAGCGTTACCGTGGCGCTCCCCCAGAACATGGGGATCCGCGGCGACATCGGCAGCCTCGTCCGGAAGGAGCTCTCCGGCCAGCCCGTCACGACCGGGCAGGACGTCCAGCTGCCGCTGGGCTTCGGCCTGATGGGCGGGCAGGGGCAGGCGGTGCCCCTGAAGATCGCCGAGACCGATCCCAGCGGGACGGTCGTGATCACTGACTCCACCGAGGTGGAGATCAGCCAGCAGCCCGCCGAGCAGATCCGCGAGGAGCGCGGCGCGGCGGCCGGCGCCGGCGGCTCGGCCACCGAGGGCCCCGACGTGGCCTACGAGGACATCGGCGGCCTCGACGACGAGCTCGAACAGGTCCGGGAGATGATCGAGCTCCCGATGCGCCACCCCGAGCTGTTCGGCCGGCTGGGAATCGAACCCCCGAAGGGCGTGCTGCTGCACGGCCCGCCGGGCACGGGGAAGACGCTGATCGCGAAGGCCGTCGCCAACGAGATCGACGCCTCGTTCCACACCATCTCGGGGCCCGAGATCATGTCGAAGTACTACGGTGAGTCCGAGGAGCAGCTCCGCGAGGTGTTCGAGGAGGCCCAAGAGCAGAGCCCCGCGATCATCTTCATGGACGAGCTCGACGCCATCGCCCCCGCGCGTGACGAGGCCGGCGGCGACGTTGAGCGCCGCGTCGTGGCCCAGCTGCTCAGCCTGATGGACGGGCTGGAGGAGCGCGGCGAGATCGTCGTGATCGGCGCGACCAACCGCGTCGACGCCATCGACCCCGCGCTGCGCCGCGGCGGCCGCTTCGACCGCGAGATCGAGGTCGGCGTGCCGGACACCCACGGCCGCGAGGAGATCCTGCAGGTCCACACGCGCAACATGCCACTGGCCGACGACGTGGACATCGAGTCGCTCGCGGAGAACACCCACGGGTTCGTCGGCGCGGACCTGGAGTCGCTGGCCAAGGAGTCGGCGATGATCGCGCTCCGGCGGTTCCGTCCCGAACTCGACCTCGAAGCCGACGAGATCGACGCCGAGACGCTCGAACGCCTCGACGTCACCGAGGACGACTTCAAGAAGGCGCTGCGTGGGATCGAGCCCAGCGCCCTGCGCGAGGTGTTCGTCGAGGTCCCAGACATCACCTGGAACGACGTCGGTGGCCTCGAAGGCACGAAGGAGCGCCTGCGCGAGACGATCCAGTGGCCGCTCGACTACCCCGACGTGTTCGAGCAGATGGACGTCGACAGCGCGAAGGGCGTGCTGCTGTACGGCCCGCCCGGCACCGGGAAGACCCTGCTCGCGAAGGCCGTCGCGAACGAGGCCGAGAGCAACTTCATCTCGGTGAAAGGGCCGGAACTGCTGGACAAGTACGTCGGCGAGTCCGAGAAGGGCGTCCGCGAGATCTTCAGCAAGGCCCGCGAGAACGCCCCGACGGTGGTGTTCTTCGACGAGATCGACGCCATCGCGACCGAGCGCGGGAAGAACTCCGGCGACTCCGGCGTGGGCGAACGCGTCGTCTCCCAGCTACTGACGGAGCTCGACGGGCTCGAGGAGCTGGAGGACGTGGTCGTCGTCGCGACCACGAACCGCCCGGACCTGATCGACAGCGCACTGATCCGCCCCGGCCGGCTGGACCGCCACGTCCACGTCCCCGTGCCCGACGAGGAGGCGCGCCGCGCGATCCTCGACGTCCACACGCGTGACAAGCCGCTTGCCGACGACGTGGATCTCGACGACATCGCGGCCCGTACCGACAACTACGTCGGCGCCGATCTGGAGGCGCTGGCCCGCGAGGCGTCGATGAACGCCACCCGAGAGTTCATCAACAGCGTCGACCCCGAGGAGGCCACCGAGAGCGTGGGCAACGTCCGCGTGACGATGAACCACTTCGAGGACGCGCTGAACGAGGTGGTCCCCTCGGTGACCGAGGAGACCAAAGAGCAGTACGAGGAGATCGAGCAGCGCTTCAAGCGCAGCGAGCCCCCCGAGGAGCAGGAGCCCGCCGCGCCGACGTTCCAGTAA
- a CDS encoding helix-turn-helix domain-containing protein: protein MAKYSTGSGGGGDDGDACELCGTESASLRKANVAGAELLVCSDCEPMSANRNKDEKKREQEGGTRDGERTNRKKRAAQNTAKLMDSNQPDTEWVEGAEYDEDSLPYLVSDYGDLATEARQDAGLTPAEVADELDIDEDDLLAVEEGRAVRADVSGTVIAKLEDRFGIELAE, encoded by the coding sequence GCGTGTGAGCTCTGCGGCACGGAGTCGGCGTCGCTCCGGAAAGCCAACGTCGCGGGCGCGGAGCTGCTCGTCTGTTCGGACTGCGAGCCGATGAGTGCCAACCGCAACAAGGACGAGAAGAAACGCGAGCAGGAGGGGGGCACGCGGGACGGCGAGCGCACGAACCGCAAGAAGCGCGCGGCCCAGAACACCGCGAAGCTGATGGACTCGAACCAGCCCGACACCGAGTGGGTCGAGGGGGCCGAGTACGACGAGGACAGCCTCCCCTACCTCGTCTCCGACTACGGCGACCTGGCCACCGAGGCCCGGCAGGACGCCGGCCTCACGCCCGCGGAGGTCGCCGACGAACTCGATATCGACGAGGACGACCTGCTCGCCGTCGAGGAGGGGCGAGCGGTCCGCGCCGACGTGAGCGGGACCGTGATCGCGAAGCTGGAGGACCGGTTCGGGATCGAACTGGCAGAGTAG
- a CDS encoding alpha/beta fold hydrolase, translating into MKRVSHHDRGISYRRSGRTDDGPGLLCVHGSGGNAGVWKSQSRLADRTPVTALDLSDHGESESLPAQAGYEALSGYADDVVAVAEETGDRVLCGNSLGGAVAMLVALDRDLDLDGLVLAGTGARLPVLDDLLVWLESDFDRAVEFLHGADRLFHDPDDELVEISEAAMRETGQAVTARDFRSCHSFDVRDRLEAIDVPTLAVVGEHDKLTPPHYHEALAESIPDCELATIDDAAHLAMLEQPAAFNSALESFLDRI; encoded by the coding sequence ATGAAGCGGGTTTCGCATCACGACCGAGGGATCTCGTACCGTCGTTCGGGACGAACCGACGACGGACCGGGGCTGCTCTGTGTTCACGGGAGCGGCGGGAACGCGGGCGTCTGGAAGTCCCAGTCGCGGCTGGCCGACCGGACGCCGGTGACGGCGCTGGATCTGAGCGACCACGGCGAGAGCGAGTCGCTGCCCGCACAGGCGGGGTACGAGGCGCTGTCGGGCTACGCCGACGACGTGGTCGCCGTCGCCGAGGAGACTGGCGATCGCGTGCTCTGTGGCAACTCTCTCGGGGGGGCCGTCGCGATGCTCGTCGCGCTGGACCGCGATCTCGACCTCGACGGCCTCGTGCTCGCGGGAACGGGCGCACGCCTGCCGGTGCTCGACGACCTGCTCGTCTGGCTGGAGTCGGATTTCGACCGTGCGGTGGAGTTCCTGCACGGCGCAGACCGGCTGTTTCACGACCCCGACGACGAACTGGTCGAGATCAGCGAGGCGGCGATGCGCGAGACCGGACAGGCGGTCACCGCCCGGGACTTCCGGAGCTGTCACAGCTTCGACGTGCGCGACCGGCTGGAGGCGATCGACGTGCCGACGCTGGCGGTCGTCGGCGAGCACGACAAACTCACGCCGCCGCACTACCACGAGGCGCTGGCCGAGTCGATCCCCGACTGCGAGCTCGCGACGATCGACGACGCCGCCCACCTGGCGATGCTCGAACAGCCCGCGGCGTTCAACAGCGCGCTGGAGTCGTTCCTCGACCGGATCTGA
- a CDS encoding oxidoreductase: MSWDRSSMPEQTDSTVVVTGANSGLGYEATEAFAGHGADVVMACRSLDRAEAAAEEIRATLADGPAWASAPDTGSLTVVELDLADLDSIARFAEQFAERFDELHVLCNNAGVMAVPRGETADGFERQFGINHLGHFALTGYLLDHLRDTAGETRVVTQSSGVHEQGEIEFDDLQRGQSYDKWDAYAQSKLANLLFAYELDRRFEAAGENVTSVGCHPGYADTNLQFRGPEEEGSTLRLLAMKGANAVLGQSAAKGALPMLFAATEEGISGGEYVGPGGLLNMRGAPEKQESSAASYDEETAARLWDVSEELSGVEYDLPDA; this comes from the coding sequence ATGAGCTGGGACCGGTCGTCGATGCCCGAGCAGACCGACAGCACCGTCGTCGTCACCGGCGCGAACAGCGGGCTCGGCTACGAGGCCACCGAGGCGTTCGCGGGCCACGGCGCCGACGTAGTGATGGCCTGCCGGAGCCTCGACCGGGCCGAGGCCGCCGCCGAGGAGATCCGGGCGACCCTCGCCGACGGGCCCGCGTGGGCGTCGGCGCCCGACACGGGCTCGCTGACGGTGGTGGAGCTGGATCTCGCGGACCTGGACTCGATCGCACGCTTCGCCGAGCAGTTCGCCGAGCGGTTCGACGAGCTGCACGTGCTCTGTAACAACGCCGGCGTGATGGCGGTCCCCCGCGGGGAGACCGCGGACGGGTTCGAGCGCCAGTTCGGCATCAACCACCTCGGCCACTTCGCGCTCACGGGCTACCTCCTCGACCATCTCCGGGACACGGCGGGCGAGACCAGGGTGGTCACCCAGAGCAGCGGCGTCCACGAGCAGGGCGAGATCGAGTTCGACGACCTCCAGCGCGGGCAGTCCTACGACAAGTGGGACGCCTACGCCCAGAGCAAGCTGGCGAACCTCCTGTTCGCGTACGAACTGGACCGCCGGTTCGAGGCCGCCGGCGAGAACGTCACCAGCGTCGGCTGCCACCCCGGGTACGCCGACACCAATCTCCAGTTCCGCGGCCCCGAGGAGGAGGGGTCGACGCTCCGCCTGCTCGCGATGAAGGGTGCCAACGCGGTGTTGGGCCAATCAGCCGCCAAGGGCGCACTCCCGATGCTCTTCGCGGCGACGGAGGAGGGGATCTCCGGGGGAGAGTACGTCGGCCCCGGCGGGCTGCTGAACATGCGCGGCGCGCCGGAGAAACAGGAGTCGAGCGCGGCGTCGTACGACGAGGAGACGGCAGCACGGCTCTGGGACGTCTCCGAGGAGCTGAGCGGCGTCGAGTACGATCTCCCCGACGCGTAG
- a CDS encoding serine-tRNA(Ala) deacylase AlaX codes for MQTLAPDNPETLSFDTEVAAVDGREVLLHETYFYPEGGGQPADRGVIDDVDVVDVQKSPDGVVHTLAEAPGLETGETVHCVVDATFRTYCKRAHTASHVLFGAGRRVLDDVGYAGFDIGEESVRVDFTADTEITDARMVEMEQLANRAVWDSLPVSWEYQSPETAREREEVAFNTKTEEGAMANADEVRIVTVEGWDVAACGGTHVSNTQEIGPIHVLNRSNPGEGATRVEFAVGPKAIDAAAERHDAAREAATNLDVAPPDIPGAVDRLTSERDELREEVADLKSELLSYRLDDLDSVERAGGHWLVGAVEGATPNDLQGELASYVGEEVDGVAVAGTSGETFVVVATDGEGDANAVVQDVTDEFGGGGGGSPTFAQGGGIPASPLDVVGYLRNDD; via the coding sequence ATGCAGACGCTCGCGCCCGACAACCCGGAGACGCTCTCTTTCGACACCGAGGTCGCGGCCGTCGACGGCCGCGAGGTGCTGCTGCACGAGACGTACTTCTACCCCGAGGGCGGCGGCCAGCCCGCCGACCGCGGCGTGATCGACGACGTGGACGTGGTCGACGTGCAGAAATCCCCCGACGGCGTCGTCCACACGCTGGCCGAGGCGCCCGGCCTCGAGACGGGGGAGACGGTCCACTGCGTCGTCGACGCGACGTTCCGCACCTACTGCAAGCGGGCCCACACCGCCAGCCACGTCCTGTTCGGTGCCGGCCGGCGCGTGCTCGACGACGTGGGGTACGCCGGCTTCGACATCGGCGAGGAGAGCGTCCGCGTCGACTTCACCGCCGACACCGAGATCACCGACGCGCGGATGGTCGAGATGGAGCAGCTCGCGAACCGCGCGGTCTGGGACTCCCTGCCCGTCTCGTGGGAGTACCAGAGCCCCGAGACCGCTCGCGAGCGCGAGGAGGTGGCGTTCAACACGAAGACCGAGGAGGGGGCGATGGCCAACGCCGACGAAGTGCGGATCGTCACGGTCGAGGGGTGGGACGTGGCGGCCTGTGGCGGCACGCACGTCTCGAACACTCAGGAGATCGGCCCGATCCACGTGCTGAACCGGTCGAACCCCGGCGAGGGCGCGACCCGGGTGGAGTTCGCCGTCGGCCCGAAAGCGATCGACGCCGCCGCCGAACGCCACGACGCGGCCCGCGAGGCCGCGACGAACCTCGACGTGGCGCCGCCGGACATCCCCGGCGCCGTCGATCGACTGACGAGCGAACGCGACGAGCTCCGGGAGGAAGTGGCCGACTTGAAGTCCGAACTGCTCTCGTACCGGCTCGACGACCTCGATTCCGTCGAGCGTGCCGGCGGGCACTGGCTCGTCGGTGCGGTCGAGGGGGCGACGCCGAACGATCTACAGGGTGAACTGGCGTCGTACGTCGGCGAGGAGGTCGACGGCGTGGCGGTCGCCGGCACGTCGGGCGAGACGTTCGTCGTCGTCGCGACCGACGGTGAGGGGGACGCCAACGCGGTCGTGCAGGACGTGACCGACGAGTTCGGCGGCGGGGGCGGGGGGAGTCCGACGTTCGCACAGGGCGGCGGCATCCCGGCGTCGCCGCTCGACGTAGTGGGCTACCTGCGGAACGACGACTGA